The Balaenoptera acutorostrata chromosome 6, mBalAcu1.1, whole genome shotgun sequence genome includes the window TTGCTCTTTAATTGAgacctttttaaataaaattttctgtctGTCATACTACGTTGTATTAAAGTTATAACTATCTAATAGaaatttatacaaattttagCACAGATTTCAGCAGTCCTGATCTAGTAGATGATAAAGTAGCCACTTTTCTCATTACTATATTAGTATACACACAACTCTGATCTATTTACGTTCATATTGAtggcttttttcatttctgaaactgtcgtttaaaaaatgtaaaataaattgtGTTTTAGTGTATTGTAGAACTCAGTGTCACATCTTTCTTAAATCACATAGAAgtatgaaaatatttggaaacaaagaaaaaaaagtcttacgTGTTATGGTTTACTGTTTTTTCCACAATCAGCTTCAGGTTTTAACATACAGGTCATGGCCTCACAGCAAGGATTGGCACATTCCTTTAAAGCACACAAACAATGGGAAAGTAggttcaagtatttttttttcctgtagactAGGTGCACAGAATTCTGGTACAAGATGACAGtgaaatttcactttttaaactaaattacTCTGCTATACAAATTCCAATGGAAATGACCAAGGAaatttaataatagaaaaaatgcTGAGTAATGAAAACTACCTCCTAAAAGGACAAAAATAGAATTATCCAAGAATTATCCCAAATAACTTTGCCCACATGATATTACATGTAAGTTAATTTAAAAGTTCAAAGGACAATATTTCTATACTATTCAAACAGCTtgaagatagagaaaaaaattttcttagttCTCAATTCATTTTACCAAACCTGCATAATTTCAATAATGAGATTTGGTAatgaatatacacatacatactattctcatttatgaatataaatgcaaaaacttgaataaaatattagtaaaacaCTAGCTTATTAATATAACAACTCTCTACTACAAACTATGCAGGGTTTTTTTGTCACCAATAATGCAAGAGTGACTCAACTGTACAGAATAAAGTAATATAATCCATCATATTAAAAGGCTGAGGGgagaaaacaactaatattaTTGTGATAGATGGCAAAAATTAGTACAAATTAGgtagccattatttatttaagCATATATTAGTAAACTATGAACAGAGTTATGCATCATTATGATAAAATCTATCTGATGAATAgcaaaaatatattcaataatgTAAACTATAAGACAAGAATTATTTATAAGctatgtaaagcaactatactccaataaaaattaatttttaaaacttactcataggctatattttaatgtaaattctGACAAATGCTATGAGtgaaaaaatacatgaaagtatAATAATTGGAACATAAAATCACACTTTCATTATTCATATGTGATACAATTCTTGacctaggaaaaaaagagaggatcaACTCTAAAAACTTTGAATGAGTCACTAAGATAGCTGTTTaagataacaataaaataatgtcaAGAACACTAATAAATTAGaacctaaataaaaaagaaaacattacacatattaatagcaaaaagaaaaaattgaaaatacttcaaaataaactttcaaaatGTGCAAGAACTGCATGAAGAACATTTTATATAACTTCCCTGAAAAACTTCAAAGGCAACTTGTCTTTTAAAACAATacttaacattgtgaaaatgccaGTGGCCTTCAGAGTGAATTATGAATTTAACACATTTCAACCAGAATCTCAATTGTATTTGTGGGCaagttgacaaaaaaaaaaaaaataccgcgAGTTTTATGGAAGAATGAACACTGAATAATTGCTATgtaaacactcaaaaaaaaaaaaaagccagtgaaGAAATTTTCTATTAAAGATATTAAAGTGTGTTACATAGTTACAGTCATTAAAATAGCATTCCGGTTGTGTGATAATATCTAGACAGAtagaatgattattttttaaatctagaaaaaTACCTAAATAcgtacagaaaaataataaagtagcaTATAAGATCATGGAAAACTGGATTTTTCACTAAAGGAtactatataaagtatatatacactactttttagataagaaaacagttgtttaaaaattcagttgTTCATAAGCTCGAACTCTCTAACTGTCTGAGTTTATTCAActacagaagaagaaaatcaacaagatatggaaacagtaTAGCAGTTGGATGATATACTTAAAGACTATTAGATATTATACATCATATATATAgtagtttctctctctcctctcctcctcccttccctccctctttttttgtatgtgtgtctgtatgtacTGAATACATGTAATTTACCTGCTGAAATTAGAAATACCAAGGATTGTGAACAACTTCAATGATCCTCCACCCAAGAAACCACATGGGAATGTAAGGAAGTAAGAATAAGTCTAACCTATTGCAAAGTATCACATCATTTGTAAATTTCATATCTCATTATAATTAAGAGAATATTTGCAATATTCTTTGCAAATGATTAAGTTGCACCATGTAAACTTTTAATATAATTCAATAGCTTAAAATTTCTGAATAAATAAACTCAGGCATAGGGAAATTACATGCCTTCCCCATTGTCATAGAGCCTCTTAAAGTAATGGATAAGTCTTGGGTTGCAACAGGCTTCACCAATTACTAGCTTTGTATCCTTGGATCTAgttacttaaattttctgagtCTCACTTCTtttctaaattgggaaaataacaAACCTATTTTGTAGATTTGTTGTGAGTAATGAGATTGTGATTATAAAAGCATTTTGCGATTGACACATAAAAATTCTCTTCAAATAGTAACTCATTTTCTTAGTCTTCAAAGTAAAAGAAGATTGCTAAGAAAATAGAATGCTTTCTTTTAGAAACCTAGTCTGGGATTGCTAGTAAACATTCTATCAGAGACATTCTTTAGAGTACACTGATGCTTTGAAGGGGTCAGATTTTTATGAAGATTAGCAGAAGTATAGTAATTATCTTAGACGTTCTATGTTAACCCATTTCCTACAGgtttgtgtgatttttcttttttctccttctgttttaatttctcctcctTTACACACTGGTTTGATGAGAGAAGGCCAGCTTTTTCTATGGAGAGAACTTACTTCTAGACTTTTAATTGTTATTGCTCAACAAATGATCAGCTGTGACTTTATGTGATTTAGGAATTTCTGACTAATATATCTAGGAAAGATCATAAGTGACATGCTATAGTTAATGATTTACTTCTTTACACTGAACTTCATAAAATCATGTCATAAGTGTATCCTGGCTTTGAAGTGCTTTTCAAAAGATTACTAAAAGCAGTACTGAAAACAAGCACAAGCCTACTTTTTACTAAGATGCCAAGTttgtctttaaaaagaatttccaaaagaacattttgaaggaaaaaaaaaaaaaagaaaacagtataatTCTTATGCAACAATAACTCTTTAGTAAATGTTTTAAACCGTGGATATTTTCATACCTCAGGAGAGCCACAATCACAGACTTCTCCTACTTCCAGAAGTTGGTTCCCACACACTGGTTTTATCATCATATTTTTAGGAACCAATGTTTGCAGCAAGCATCTTGGTTtttgagataaaatatattttttaaaatgtgagcgACTGACTGTACTGAAATCCTTTGGGAATTTTGAACTGTaaccagaagaaaaatgagaaataccATGACACACAGTGATAAGTCAACATGAGAATCTGACTTGTCTAACTATATTACGTAGTTCAATGaaaattccaattttagtataaatGGACCATGTTATATGTGGAGCGTGATAGAGCATGCATACTATGCTGGTTGGAAAATTCTTTTCCTAGACACCCAGTTGTAGAGTTGGAAGAATTCAAATTTCCGTGTGGATTCACTTCTGTCCTAAAGGGCAGCAGTGATGAGCCTCGccatttgttttcattcactCATCTCGCCAAGGGCTAAGAGGTAAGCGATAATAACAATGAATAGTGAAAGGAAATAATTGCAGAATTAGAGGTTCTATGGacatatttatctttctatttatgaACACTTCAAAAGCAAggtatgtttattcatttttctatccCAAGTCCTTGCAAAGTGCCTGGAATTAAAAGGCAACTAttaataacataaaaatgaattGATTGGTGATGGGGATTTATAAGGATGTTGTCATCATCTtaattagataaatatttttagaaaatatattattttaagttaaaataacatGGTCACTATACTTATAAACTCTATCTTGGCATATTTGGAGATCTTTAATAATGAACTCTGCTAGCTGGTAAATCCTATACATCAAGAAGCTGGAGggtggggatttccctggcagtccagtggttaagggtctgtgcttccaatgcagggggcacgggtttgatccctggttggggaactaagatcccacatgctgtgtggtgcagccaaaaaaaaaaaaaaaaagaaaagaaaaaagaagctggaGGGTGAATTAGCAGGAAGCAAAGCCCTACGTAAAAAAAATGTCCATCCAACTATATAGGCTGCATCTGAATTCTTTAAGATTtaagaaatatctttttctctagGGTGACAAGGGCTCACCTCAGATATTCATTCATCACACAACTCCCAGAGGGACAGTTGGTGTTATATGGAACATCAGGCATACCGAGGACATGACCCAACTCATGTGCCATCACTCCTACAAGAGAGACACTATTCTTTCTCTTACCctggaaaacaaatagaaatatctattacttctgattttattcagttatttgttaatttttgccaATGTTCAGTGTTACAAAAAAATAGTTTGACAGATGAAAATTACTGAATCATTGAGCTTCTTCCCCTGTCATTGGTTATTGTAAATTGTTGCATAAACATTTGAAATGATTGCCTCCTGGGAATCTAACCATTGAGCCAGTGTTCaatcaatatttgctgaattaatgatGAATTCTTGGTAAACCATGGTTAAATTATGGTAATTCCATTCTTCATAAGAAGTACTAAAATACACCATAGTATGTACTCAAAACCTCCAAAAACTATTGCCGTGATGCCTATGACATTGGTAGTGTTTGGCCATATGACACCAGCATGCACTTTGTCTGACCTTCCTGGCCATAGATACTAAGGATGATTAATGTGAAGTTGCCTTGGGCCCCAGAGGGTACCTGGATTCCCTTTATGTCCCAATCTTCCTGTTCTTATTCCCTAACACAAACTAAAGAGTGAAACCTCTGAGATGGTCAATGTAAAGAGATATTCTGTTTCATAATCCAAGGAATCTTCAGTGTAGTGATCTAGCAGGAggttcatttctacttttatttactGACTCAGCAAATGTACATTGTGCTAACTCTGAATAAGACATTGTGCTTGTCCTCCTGGAGGTTATAGAACCTCATGGAGCTATATTTTTACAAACCTCAATAACGGCAACAGATGATGGGGAGCACAAGGAATTCGAGGCTGCCAGTCCTGTAATTCGATTTCTGAAGCCAACTCCACTGTGTGAAAGTTACAGGTACATTGTCACAATTTGAATCTTTGGAACCATCAGCTTTTTTCAACTATGTTTGAGATTTCCCTATCTCCCCTACCCTTTTCATATTCATGAGGCCCCAGAAAAGCTTCTGCTGTTCTATAGCATTATAATGACCACAGATGGCTATCCCACATCCAAGAGTCGATTTTAGTGATCTGACATGGGTCTCCAATAATCTCACAGGTGAACTGCTATTAGTAGAACTTTAGGCTCTCTGACATCTGATCAGGGAGGTAGAATTGAACAGGAATCTCTGCCAAGAAACCTTTGGGATAACTATCTTCTCTGCCAAAATAGGCCTGGCCCTGTCCAGCGTGTGCTCACCTGAGTAGCTGAGCGTGGTCATGGATCTTCATCTTCCCCAGGTTAGAACGATGCCAATTCAGAAAGTTGTTAAAGGTGACACCTGTGTTGGGTACCACCTTTATCTTATCACCATCAGACCAGATTTCCATACCTATCAAGACCACTTGAATGTCTATGGTATTATAAATCTGTGGAAAGAACATTTTTCCTCATGAAAATGTTTgagatttcttattttaaaaattttgattgaagtatagttgatttacaatgtgttaatttctgctgtacagcaaacttactcagttatatatatatatatatattctttttcatattcttttccattatggtttatcccaggatattgaatatagtgtcctgtgctatatagtagaagagatttctttagtattttagatattttactgACCACAAGTGATGGATAAATGTATCcgaattttgaaaatagaaaacctAGAAGTTGCCTTTGCTACAGTATATGTGATTTTACCTTGATGTTGATCATTATCTGCTAAATTTCCCAAAACTGCTGGCCATAAGCCATTGTGACTCTCCCAGCTCCTTATTTGGTGAACACATAGGGAAGCCCTAAGCTCCTGTGTGGAAATACATGTTTAGAGAACAAATATCTTACCACATTGAGTAGGTTTATCACATCAAACACAAAGCTTCTTATCAAAGTTATATTCCTATTATACATGTTATACTGTAAAACACAAAATGCAAAGAGTAATTAAAACGACAAATTAAAGTGAGAAAGCTGATGGGGTACAGGATTTTACATTCTAAGAAAAATTACACATTTCAATGTaaataaatgtctattcattCCACGTCTATCTTACATAAGAATCTGTTTCAACAAATTCTAATTCAAATGTAAGAAGTTTTTGGCAGGAGAACAATTTGGCATTCATATAAAATTTCAATTCAAATTAAGTTGAATAAATCAAATTAATTTCAATGTTTTTAAAccaatttaatattattaaaatttggtTATAAAGCAGTATTTGAGAGTTAGAAGCACAGATTCTAGTATTTTTGACCATATGAATATAATTTGTAAAGTGTATATAGTTTTATGTCTATATTTACGTATTATAGTGAgaactttaaaaagatattaataaCCCATTCTTTTATGTTTCTAGTTATTGTGGTTGTTTTACTGTTGCTATCTGGCATTAAGTATATTTCCAATATCTGAATATTTTGGTAGAAGATTTTAAAAGGGGGGATGAATGAAAACTATTTCTGACAAAGCAGGTAGAACAGACAAGACAATCAGGTGGACAGGCTTTGTATTTTCAGCTAGAATAGTTTATTGCTTGTGTCCGCTTgataagaaaacttaaaaattgaCTTAACTGGCCAAGAAGTACTTATATTTCATACTCACAAAGGCATTATCCAGCACCAAAAAGAGATCGATGTATTTCTCAGCCTGAAGAAAGTCTTTCTTTACAAAGAGTGAAAGAACATTGTTAATAATGTCTTCAACCTAAGAGATTAAAAAGCTtacaaagagatttaaataagtaaataagggTTGGGCTTTACTCATACGAGTCATTGCTGGGTGCACCAGTATTTCATATATCATTACTGAGATAGTTGAAACGAATGTTGGTCGGAAAGCTGCACTCACCTCTGGCCTTTTGAGTGACCTTGAGGTTCGAATAAGGCCCTGTTTCCTGCCAACATTTCTTACACCACAGGTGTGATTAGCTGGGTCTAGCTCCTCCTGGTTGTATATGAGGACAGCATGTTCTTCTTGGTCTGTGATTTTCAGAGGCTTTATCATGTATCTCTGATTGTGATGTGTGAAGTATCCCCTGTGAGATACAGAGGCTCATATTTCAAGATCGTCTGCCAGAGTCACATCCACTGACCAGAGTGGAGGGATACCTCTCCCTCAATCCCAAGCTCACACACAGAGTTTTCATTCGTAGGCCTTGCAGCTAACTTTTGCTAACTTAAGTTATACCCAGTATTTGTCAATACTAAAATAGAGCCTATTTTAATTACCCAGAGAATTCTGAATAAGAAGTACTAAGATGAAGCTATCCCAAAGAATTTGGAATTTACACCAtagtttattttcacatttagcaaatatttcttgGCAGGTCCCAGACGTATAATGGAAAATGCAGTAAAGGCATGTTTAGATACCAAGAACcccagaagagagaaagaatgatgAGCAGATCAGCCAGAGGAACAGTTTGTAATTAGTATTAACTTAAAGAttttctcttcttagaaggaAAATTAgttcagaaatacaaagtaaatccatatgatggaatattagaAGCCAACACAGCTGTTAAAAATTACATCTATGAAGGTATTTTATGATCTGGGAAAAGGCTTATGATGTCATGTGGTATGTCCCAGGTTGGCAGAAGaatcatgtatattttatttcatatttcaatCATGTAAAAGATATATTTGTCTATATGCATAAAAGGCAGCAACcatgacaaaatattaataatagcgATACACAGAGGTAAAATTTTATGGTGGATAATTTTGTATTTGTGCTTTCTCACACTTTACAAATTTTCCCTAATTGGCAAGAATTACTTTAGTAAACAGAAATaccgcacagacacacacacacccatacacacaaaCTTCTAAAAATTATGTTCAACCATGACAATTGCAGGGTAGaatctttaagaaaatgaaacaggTAGTTTTGGGGAGTGAGTGGTAGAGTGGGTGATAAACATGAAAATGGATCCAGATATCATCATGCTCCAGAATGTAGTACTTGTTTAAAAATTGCTAACTTTAACTTTTACTAGAACCACAGATAATGAAATGAGTGCAAGGATGATACATTATTCTTCATTTTAACCACatatattcaacattttattattgGAGACAATTTTACCAAGATAGCAAGAAGATATGGTGTTCAGAAAGACTCAATTTTGTGTAACAAAATGGTGCTTGATGTTTAACATTTTTGCAAGTGACACTCACCTCAACCCATCACAAGTACAAATACTGGCAACAGAATCCTTTTCATTTAGGACGTGTCCTTTATAGTAGCAGTGTTCCTAAGGTTGgaaaaaatgtgtttgtttttttttttaactacaaaaataaacatatcacAGTTGTGTTGAAAGCTCTTATCTTGAATATGTAGGAAAGTTCTTCAAGTAGTGGCTGTGGCCAGACCAGTTCCCAGAAACAAAAACATTGAGAACCTCAGTGGTTTCATGAACTACTCCACCACTGACCCTGGAAACTCTCCATATTTGGTGGCTGAGCTGTCTTTCTGATACTAATTCACACTAAAGAAAAGTCCAGGGAATTTGAATCTAAATAGACTCATGGCAAGAGTGGATGCTGCATTTGAGAAGTAGCCAGTTCCCCCATGGGATCTACAGCACTCCCCAAGAGCTCTCAGGTTTGAGTGCCAACTTTTGAGAATTTAGTTCCCTTGTGCAAGCTCCATTGTGCATCACatatcaataaaatgaggtattcaTTTTTCCAGATTCTAGAGTCCTCAAGGGGCCACACCACCACTCCTGAGCTCCTCAGACTAACGGGTCCAACTCATTATTTTAACTAGTGTGTTAGTGGCAACCCTTTACCAGCATCCAAAGCCCAGAGAATGTATCTACAACTAGAGATTCACACATGGTTGGCGCTTTGTAGAAGCAAAGTAGTGGCTCACTTATGTAGAATGGTCCAAGAAAGCTAATGAATAAACTCTTGCTCAAAATAAACTGACTTGCCTCAGGGTCTGAAAATCCAtctgtgtctttctttcctttgtaagAAACCTTGTCatcataaacattttcttataGACGACTTGGAAAAGGTACCACATTAAGATATCACTGGCCATTCACACTTGAGCATGAATTAATTTATCAGATATTTTCCCCAGAGGTCAATGTTAGCAACAATCCAGACGTCCATGAAATGAGAGTCTTGATTTGAGAAAGGAATGGACAGTCGTTCTGTGGCATAAGTCTTGTCTGTTTTTTTATAGAAACATAGATGTTTGGGGCACCGTGGAGGGTGGCTCTGAGAAACTCGCTTAGCTTGGTAATACTCTACAAATGAgtctttttatattctcttcctgTTTTTCCTTGGCCTTGATTCTCTATGTCTGATATCTATACCTTGGCATTATTCATATGATGGTGGTTTAACcagataaaaaattatattaattaaataattgatATACCTTTGCTGATCTCAGGATAAATGCATATATCATTAGAAAACAGTAAACAGTGACATGACCTTTCAAGTACCTAGGGGAGAATATTTCTAACCTATTGATAAGATGGTTTAGGGGAAAGCAGACTTTTGGTTGCTTCTAAAAATGCAACACTTGGAAGCCTCCTACTACTTCTATCtcttaaaaaagatacaaatttttTCATCTGTTATCTCATTGGTCTTAGATGAGCACCCTGTTTTCAagtcctttaatttttttaaagttttccttgAACCTATGAATCTTATGATGATCCAAGTAAGAGCAGATCCAAGTAAGAGTCCCAGAAAGCATTTGGAACCTACCATGTTCTGAGGGCTTGTTGTGATTTTCTCTCCTCTGGGTGAGTAATATGTTTCAGTGTAGTCTGGCCCCAGGAGATGCCTGTAGAGAGCAGAAAGTTGCATGATACTCTCATGGTGGTAATAAAGGCTAATATTCCTGTATGATCATCAGTACTAAAGGAATGATAATGTCTACAGTGAGAAAGAGCTGGCATTCTGACCCACTGGTCCTTTTCCAACATCAGAAGTCTGCTCCTGAAGCAAATCAAAGCATTAGTTATACCTCTTAGATCTGAGGAAAGAAATACCCTGAAATACTTTACTGATAGAAAAATTACATAGGAATTTTTCTACCTTCAAATGGATTATTTTGGGATTCTTTGAACCAAGGATATAGCCTCCAAAGGATCTCTGTAGGGTGTTGGGTCATAAATACACATGAAAGACCATTGCATTCAGGGAGAAGTTTACTGACTATTATAGAACTTGGTGGAGCCCCATCCCCTGGGATCTATCTCAAACTTGTGTGCCCTGAATAAGCATTAGATATatgttattataaaagtaatggaggagaggaccttcaagatggcagaggagtaagatggggagatcaccttcctccccaaaaatacatcaaaaatacatctacatgtggaacagctcctacagaacacctactgaacgcgggcagaagacctcagacttcccaaaaggcaagaaactccccacgtacctgggtagagcaaaagaaaaaagaaaaaactgagacaaaagaatagggacaggacctgcacttctgggagggagctgtgaaggaggaaaagtttccacacactaggaagtccctttgcgggcggagattgtgggtggcagaggtgggaagCTTCAGAACCACGGAGAACAGTGCAGgaacaagggtgcagagggtaaagtggagagattcccgcacagaggaccaGCGCCaaccagcattcaccagcctgagatgcttctctgctcacccgctggggtgggtgggggctgggagctgaggctccacctttggaggtcagatcccagggagaggactggggttggcttcGTGAACACAGCcggaagggggctagtgcgccacactagccgggagggagtccgggaaaaagtctggagctgcctaagagtcaagagaccactgtttcggggtgcacgTGGAGAAGAGATTCAGAACACCACCTAAATGACcttcagagatgggcacaagccgcagctatcagcgcagaccccagagatgggcatgagatgctaaggctgctgctgctgccaccaagaagcctgtgtgcaagcacaggtcactatccacacctcccctcctgggagcctgtgcagcccgcccctgccagggtcctgtgatccagagacaatttccccaggagaacatatggtgcacctcaggctggtacaacatcacaccggcctctgctgctgtaggctcgccctgcattccatacctctccctccccctggcctaagtgagccagagccccctaatcag containing:
- the ADAMDEC1 gene encoding ADAM DEC1; amino-acid sequence: MLCGTSQLPTVASMSLVLLSTLWLIVQAQAIAIKPTPELEPYEVVRPKKLHILHKREMQNNQTEKHGKEERYEPELQYQMILNGEEVILCLQKAKHLLGPDYTETYYSPRGEKITTSPQNMEHCYYKGHVLNEKDSVASICTCDGLRGYFTHHNQRYMIKPLKITDQEEHAVLIYNQEELDPANHTCGVRNVGRKQGLIRTSRSLKRPEKDFLQAEKYIDLFLVLDNAFYNMYNRNITLIRSFVFDVINLLNVIYNTIDIQVVLIGMEIWSDGDKIKVVPNTGVTFNNFLNWHRSNLGKMKIHDHAQLLSGVGFRNRITGLAASNSLCSPSSVAVIEGKRKNSVSLVGVMAHELGHVLGMPDVPYNTNCPSGSCVMNEYLSSKFPKDFSTVSRSHFKKYILSQKPRCLLQTLVPKNMMIKPVCGNQLLEVGEVCDCGSPEECANPCCEAMTCMLKPEADCGKNSKP